One genomic segment of Hordeum vulgare subsp. vulgare chromosome 2H, MorexV3_pseudomolecules_assembly, whole genome shotgun sequence includes these proteins:
- the LOC123428752 gene encoding disease resistance protein RGA2-like, with product YCSTGDATANATPVLVGDSSGRKRRRTSEELAPITAADTHTPWDKAELSNRMQQITDQLQVIRGDVSEVLKLYGLYSASSSNHSASTPANQHLRTSSLAPRKVYGRVIERNYIMQLIAENKSDGVTILPIVGIAGVGKTALTQLVYNDPDVESLFDHRIWISVSRNFDEIRFTMEMLSFVSQERHEGTNCFARLQENLKSHVKSKRVLLILDDVWDDKNDCRWNLLLDPFKSDSSNGNVILVTTRKSSVAKMMGTTGPINLHALENDDFWLLFKSCAFGDGDHEGPPNLSTVGRKIADKLKGNPLAAISAGRLLRDDLSIEHWSNILKKENWKSLGLSGGIMSALKLSYDELPYQLQQCISYCSIFPDKYMFLGKDLVYIWISQGFVHCNHLSKRSEETGWEYLNVLVNMGFFQQIEEQKELDEEEEFSLHRQIWYSVCDLMHDFARLVSRAEYAIIDGLQSNKMLPTIYHLSIITDYAYNKDRHGKIPRNEKFEENLRNSVTSVTKLRTLVVLGNFDSFFVQLFQDIFQKAHNLRLLQVSPASTYPFQVPAASADFNSFLCSLANPLHLRYIKLKWYGVVPQVLCTFFHLQVLDVGSNMETSLLNGLHNLVSLRHLIAYKRVHSSIANIGNMTSIQELHDFKVRISTGFEITQLKSMNELVQLGVSQLGSVKTWEEAYEAGLRNKEHLEELHLSWNDTFPENESVSDTRPESSVNMAREVIDGLQPHMDLKHLQISGYNGTTSPTWLAKNISVTSLQTLHLDDCGGWQILPSLESLPLLTRLKLRSMQEVIQVLVPSLQELDLGEMPKLERCSCSSVGRMSSSLKELQIRDCPALKEFDLFENNNKFEIKCCSWLPSLRKLILCHCPQLKVLKPLPPSTTCSELLISGVSMLPDMEGSSSGNLRIGYIDQYTYIDTDEYSYLLRILDESFLAFRNLGNLKSMKICGQKNLRSFSFEGFSHLTSLKSLVITGCEKLFSSDVTQPTLEDVTAFPSLGSLTIKSCGIAGKQLSLMLQHAPNLEELDLKSLEILTEDLSSGDPGDAWSARKKDFYIPLNLASSLKKITTKSCPGLTFIKWSDKGFSGFASLEMLPSLEELEVNGYYSPRTLQSCFRRHRTSLKKLVVEWAHDLHTIHLRSCMALEKLEIRYCRSLKALEGLQFLGRLTHLNVSGCPGLVHQDGNADQANGKWLLPTSLRELKISNSSSHGTLKPCFPTYSTSLETLEVRICPDLQSIQLDSCTALDELKIGLCRSLTALEGLEALGSIRHLDVSDCPGLKSCLESFSRLCPRLETLCINDTSVLTTSFCKHLTSLQRLQLARSRQVKRLTDEQERALVLLKSLKELKFSECHALVDLPAGLQNLPFLKILKVRICPGISRLPVTGLPLSLEELEIYSCSKELADECRLLATSKLNVKIDWCF from the coding sequence TACTGCAGCACCGGTGATGCTACTGCGAATGCTACACCCGTTCTAGTAGGTGATTCATCTggtagaaaaagaaggagaacgagTGAGGAGCTGGCCCCGATAACTGCAGCTGATACACACACCCCTTGGGACAAAGCCGAATTATCAAACAGGATGCAACAAATAACAGATCAGTTACAAGTCATCCGAGGGGACGTGAGTGAGGTTTTGAAGCTATATGGATTATACTCTGCTTCAAGTTCGAATCACAGCGCGAGTACACCCGCAAACCAGCACCTAAGAACATCAAGTCTCGCTCCACGAAAAGTGTATGGGAGAGTTATAGAAAGGAACTACATCATGCAGTTGATCGCAGAAAACAAATCCGATGGCGTAACTATTCTGCCTATTGTAGGCATTGCAGGTGTTGGGAAGACGGCTCTCACTCAACTTGTATACAATGACCCGGATGTGGAAAGCTTATTTGACCATAGGATATGGATTTCAGTGTCTCGCAACTTTGACGAAATCAGGTTCACAATGGAGATGTTGAGCTTTGTTTCTCAAGAAAGACATGAAGGAACTAACTGCTTTGCGAGGCTTCAGGAGAACTTGAAAAGCCATGTCAAATCGAAGAGGGTCTTACTTATTTTGGATGACGTGTGGGATGACAAGAACGATTGCCGATGGAACCTGCTGCTGGATCCATTTAAGTCCGACAGTTCAAACGGCAATGTCATTCTTGTGACGACCAGAAAATCGTCTGTTGCAAAAATGATGGGAACAACTGGGCCAATTAATTTGCACGCACTGGAAAATGATGATTTCTGGTTATTATTCAAATCGTGTGCATTTGGTGATGGGGACCATGAAGGTCCTCCAAATCTAAGCACTGTTGGACGGAAAATAGCAGACAAGTTAAAGGGCAACCCATTAGCAGCAATAAGTGCAGGGCGACTAttaagagatgatcttagcattgAACATTGGAGTAACATCCTCAAAAAAGAAAACTGGAAATCATTGGGACTCAGTGGAGGCATCATGTCTGCTTTGAAGCTGAGCTATGATGAGTTGCCATACCAATTACAGCAATGCATCTCATATTGTTCTATATTTCCTGACAAATATATGTTTCTTGGTAAGGATTTGGTCTACATTTGGATTTCTCAGGGATTTGTGCATTGCAACCATTTAAGTAAGAGATCTGAGGAGACAGGATGGGAATATCTAAATGTTTTGGTAAACATGGGATTTTTTCAGCAAATTGAAGAACAAAAGGAattggatgaggaagaagagttCTCTCTACATCGTCAGATTTGGTATTCTGTGTGTGATCTCATGCATGATTTTGCGAGGTTGGTTTCAAGGGCTGAATATGCAATTATAGATGGTCTACAAAGCAATAAAATGTTGCCAACTATATACCATCTTTCAATAATAACTGATTATGCATACAACAAAGATCGGCATGGGAAGATTCCTCGTAATGAGAAGTTTGAAGAAAATCTGAGAAATTCAGTTACATCAGTTACCAAATTGAGAACATTGGTTGTACTTGGGAACTTTGACTCTTTCTTTGTACAGTTGTTCCAAGATATATTCCAGAAGGCACATAATTTGCGCCTGCTGCAAGTATCTCCAGCATCCACTTATCCGTTTCAAGTGCCTGCAGCATCCGCTGATTTTAATTCCTTCCTGTGCAGTTTGGCAAATCCTTTGCATCTTCGTTATATAAAACTTAAGTGGTACGGGGTTGTGCCACAAGTTTTGTGTACGTTTTTTCATCTTCAAGTATTAGATGTTGGCTCAAACATGGAAACTTCTCTACTCAATGGCTTGCATAATCTTGTTAGCCTGCGACATCTTATTGCATACAAGAGAGTCCATTCTTCCATTGCTAACATTGGTAACATGACATCTATCCAGGAGCTACATGATTTTAAGGTTCGAATTTCTACCGGCTTTGAGATTACACAACTCAAATCCATGAACGAGCTTGTTCAACTTGGAGTGTCTCAACTTGGCAGTGTTAAAACCTGGGAGGAGGCTTATGAGGCAGGACTAAGAAACAAAGAACACTTAGAGGAGCTTCATTTGTCCTGGAATGATACATTTCCAGAGAACGAGTCTGTCAGCGACACTAGACCTGAATCTTCTGTAAACATGGCAAGAGAAGTGATTGATGGTCTTCAACCACATATGGATTTAAAGCATCTACAAATATCTGGGTATAATGGTACTACTTCACCAACTTGGCTTGCCAAGAATATCTCAGTTACCTCCTTGCAGACACTTCATCTTGATGATTGTGGAGGATGGCAAATACTTCCTTCACTAGAAAGTCTTCCATTGCTTACAAGGTTGAAATTGAGAAGCATGCAGGAAGTAATACAAGTATTGGTTCCTTCACTGCAGGAGTTAGATTTAGGTGAAATGCCAAAGTTGGAGAGATGTTCATGCTCTTCTGTGGGGCGTATGAGCTCTAGCTTAAAAGAACTGCAGATCAGGGATTGTCCAGCACTGAAGGAGTTTGATCTATTTGAGAACAATAATAAATTCGaaatcaagtgttgctcatggttGCCTTCTCTTAGAAAATTAATTCTGTGTCATTGCCCTCAATTGAAAGTGCTGAAGCCTCTTCCGCCTTCAACCACCTGTTCTGAATTACTCATCAGTGGAGTTTCAATGCTTCCAGATATGGAGGGGTCATCCAGCGGGAATTTACGTATTGGGTATATTGATCAGTATACATACATTGATACTGATGAATATTCTTATCTGTTGAGGATACTGGATGAAAGTTTTTTGGCGTTCCGTAATCTTGGAAACCTTAAATCAATGAAGATATGTGGTCAGAAAAACCTGAGGTCTTTTTCTTTCGAAGGTTTTAGTCATCTCACCTCTTTAAAGAGTTTGGTAATAACAGGGTGTGAAAAACTTTTCTCTTCAGATGTGACGCAGCCTACCCTTGAAGATGTGACAGCCTTCCCTTCACTTGGAAGTCTCACTATTAAGTCATGTGGAATAGCAGGGAAGCAGCTATCTCTGATGTTGCAACATGCACCGAATTTAGAGGAATTGGATTTAAAATCACTAGAAATACTGACGGAGGACTTGTCATCAGGAGATCCAGGTGATGCATGGTCAGCAAGAAAGAAAGACTTTTACATTCCATTAAATCTAGCCTCCTCTCTCAAGAAGATAACTACGAAGTCCTGCCCTGGTCTAACATTTATTAAGTGGAGCGACAAAGGCTTCTCTGGATTCGCCTCCCTTGAGATGCTGCCATCACTTGAAGAACTTGAGGTCAATGGGTATTACTCCCCCAGAACGCTGCAATCCTGCTTTCGTAGGCATAGAACCAGCCTTAAAAAGTTAGTGGTAGAGTGGGCTCATGATTTGCATACTATACATCTGCGTTCATGCATGGCGCTGGAAAAATTAGAGATTCGATACTGTCGATCGCTCAAAGCACTAGAGGGCTTGCAGTTCCTTGGCAGACTCACGCATTTGAATGTATCAGGCTGCCCTGGTTTGGTGCATCAAGACGGGAATGCTGACCAGGCGAACGGAAAATGGCTCCTCCCAACATCACTTCGCGAACTTAAAATCAGTAATAGCTCTTCCCATGGAACCCTGAAACCTTGCTTTCCTACATATAGCACTAGCCTTGAAACTTTGGAGGTACGAATATGTCCAGATTTGCAATCTATACAGTTGGACTCATGCACAGCACTCGACGAGTTGAAGATTGGATTATGTAGATCGCTCACTGCACTAGAAGGCTTGGAAGCCCTTGGCAGCATCAGGCATTTGGATGTATCAGACTGCCCCGGCTTGAAATCATGTTTGGAGAGCTTTTCAAGGCTGTGCCCTCGGCTGGAAACGCTTTGCATCAATGATACGTCTGTCCTTACCACGTCATTCTGCAAGCACCTCACCTCCTTGCAACGCTTACAACTTGCGAGGTCGAGGCAAGTGAAGAGATTAACTGATGAGCAAGAGCGGGCGCTTGTGCTCCTCAAGTCCCTGAAAGAGCTCAAGTTTTCTGAATGTCATGCTCTCGTAGATCTTCCTGCCGGGCTGCAAAACCTTCCTTTCCTCAAGATTTTGAAGGTACGCATTTGTCCGGGCATCTCAAGGTTGCCGGTAACAGGCCTCCCACTTTCGCTGGAAGAACTGGAAATCTATAGTTGCAGCAAGGAGCTAGCGGATGAATGCAGGCTGCTAGCAACAAGCAAGCTAAATGTCAAAATTGATTGGTGTTTTTGA